A portion of the Cryptomeria japonica chromosome 5, Sugi_1.0, whole genome shotgun sequence genome contains these proteins:
- the LOC131079559 gene encoding uncharacterized protein LOC131079559, translated as MPEAFPSCFGDYGGAHVTEKSSSSSSSSSSSSSRMTQNLITCLYQTKLAGICRFVTITWCKNLMGQGLSVHVNDPSCHYMCKVDMKPWFFWKKQGSKSFDVKGQKLEVFWDLTNAKYVCGPEPQECFYVALMCEKEIILLLGDMQEEAYKKTHARFPFNEPTLLSRREHVFGKKYYTTKAQFGESGRTHDIVIECHTGGSKEPRLYVRVDKQVVLQVKHLIWKFRGNQTIEVDGTQIQVFWDVHNWLFNPSVGHAVFMFQTSSCTSNGSRGSDNARKSKNAAPFPDQPSPPSVLQWPPPSAFSLKGPEKTFFKSSSSSSSSSNSSSSVLQWASMETEVGSPSGFSLLLYAWKSE; from the coding sequence ATGCCTGAAGCATTCCCTTCTTGTTTTGGAGATTACGGAGGCGCCCACGTGACAGagaagtcatcatcatcatcatcatcatcatcttcctccAGTAGCAGAATGACACAGAACCTGATCACTTGTTTGTATCAGACGAAATTAGCAGGAATCTGCAGATTTGTGACGATAACATGGTGTAAGAATCTCATGGGCCAAGGGCTTAGTGTTCATGTGAATGATCCAAGCTGCCATTATATGTGCAAGGTGGATATGAAGCCATGGTTTTTCTGGAAGAAGCAAGGATCCAAGAGCTTTGATGTCAAAGGCCAGAAACTGGAGGTCTTTTGGGATCTAACCAATGCCAAATATGTCTGTGGGCCTGAGCCCCAGGAGTGTTTCTATGTGGCCCTTATGTGTGAAAAAGAGATAATCCTGTTGCTGGGGGATATGCAGGAGGAAGCCTACAAGAAAACCCATGCAAGGTTCCCATTCAATGAACCCACATTGTTGTCTAGACGAGAGCATGTGTTTGGGAAAAAATACTACACAACAAAGGCACAATTTGGTGAAAGTGGTAGGACTCATGACATTGTGATTGAATGCCATACAGGAGGATCCAAGGAGCCAAGATTGTATGTGAGGGTTGACAAGCAAGTTGTGTTGCAGGTCAAGCATCTGATTTGGAAGTTCAGAGGCAATCAGACAATTGAGGTCGATGGAACCCAAATACAAGTCTTCTGGGATGTGCACAATTGGCTCTTCAATCCAAGCGTTGGCCATGCAGTTTTCATGTTCCAGACCTCAAGCTGCACATCAAATGGCAGCAGGGGATCTGATAATGCTAGGAAATCTAAAAATGCTGCTCCTTTTCCTGATCAGCCTTCCCCACCATCTGTTCTGCAGTGGCCTCCTCCTTCTGCTTTCAGTCTTAAAGGCCCTGAGAAAACCTTCTTCAAGAGCagttcatcctcttcctcctcttcaaacTCTAGCTCTTCAGTACTGCAATGGGCCAGCATGGAGACTGAAGTAGGCAGCCCATCTGGCTTCTCTTTGTTGTTGTATGCTTGGAAGAGTGAGTGA